A stretch of the Vitis riparia cultivar Riparia Gloire de Montpellier isolate 1030 chromosome 13, EGFV_Vit.rip_1.0, whole genome shotgun sequence genome encodes the following:
- the LOC117927573 gene encoding LOW QUALITY PROTEIN: uricase-2-like (The sequence of the model RefSeq protein was modified relative to this genomic sequence to represent the inferred CDS: inserted 1 base in 1 codon) — protein MASEKIDGFTLEQRHGKARVRLGRVWRSQSGRHNFVEWTVSISLLSNCLAAYVRDDNSDIVATDSMKNTVYAKAKECAQQLSMEEFAIKLAKHFTSFYQQVTTAIVTVEEKPWERAYIDGQPHDHGFKRGSETHTTEVIVEKSGALQVTSGIQGLALLKTTQAGFEGFIRDKYTALADTRERIVATEVTASWRYPFESLSGIPLQPLYFTEKYLDVKKVLAETFFGPPRGGVYSPSVQSTLYQMAKTVLNRFPDISSIXIKMPNLHFLPVNISSKDNPAIVKFDDDVYLPTSEPHGSIEATVSRIRAKM, from the exons ATGGCGTCTGAGAAAATAGATGGATTTACGTTGGAGCAAAGGCATGGCAAAGCGCGAGTGAGGTTGGGTAGGGTTTGGCGAAGTCAAAGCGGCCGTCATAACTTCGTCGAATGGACCGTCAGCATCAGCCTCCTCTCCAACTGCCTCGCCGCCTACGTCCGCGACGACAACTCCGACATCGTCGCCACCGATTCCATGAAAAACACT GTTTATGCAAAAGCAAAGGAATGTGCTCAACAACTTTCAATGGAGGAGTTTGCAATTAAACTTGCCAAGCACTTTACATCATTTTATCAGCAG GTTACCACTGCCATAGTCACAGTAGAGGAAAAGCCATGGGAGCGTGCATATATAGATGGTCAACCACATGATCATG GATTTAAACGTGGATCTGAGACGCACACAACAGAAGTAATAGTGGAGAAATCTGGAGCTTTACAAGTGACTTCTGGTATTCAAGGCTTGGCTTTGTTGAAGACAACCCAG GCAGGTTTTGAAGGGTTTATTAGGGACAAATACACTGCTCTGGCTGACACACGAGAAAGGATAGTCGCAACAGAGGTCACTGCATCTTGGAG GTATCCTTTTGAATCTCTCTCTGGCATCCCCTTGCAGCCATTGTACTTTACAGAGAAGTACCTGGACGTGAAAAAGGTTCTGGCTGAAACCTTTTTTGGCCCTCCAAGAGGGGGAGTATACAGCCCATCTGTTCAAAGCACTCTTTACCAAATGGCAAAGACTGTGCTCAacag GTTCCCTGATATCTCATCAA CAATTAAAATGCCAAATCTCCATTTCTTGCCAGTTAATATATCAAGCAAAGATAATCCAGCTATTGTGAAG TTTGATGATGATGTGTACTTACCAACAAGCGAGCCGCATGGATCGATTGAAGCGACGGTGAGCCGCATCAGGGCAAAGATGTAG
- the LOC117928349 gene encoding uncharacterized protein LOC117928349 yields NPLPSKLKPIFLWLLSSLVVALIAISFSSASTKTNYFKTLLLKLTFSSHHTRLLGFLFPSQNHVQTLTPNPISISPYCVLWMAPFLSGGGYSSEAWSYILSLHQHMKNPRFKLGIEQHGDQESIEFWEGLPPHIKKLAFELHNTECRMNETIVVCHSEPGAWYPPLFQTFPCPPTGYGEFMYTIGRTMFETDRLNPEHVRRCNQMDFVWVPTEFHVSTFVKSGVEPSKVVKIVQPIDVSFFDPLKHKPFDLASMGKLVLGRAKSREEFVLLSVFKWEYRKGWDVLLRAYLKEFSMTDGVALYLLTNPYHSDGDFGNKIVEFVEDCGIEKPPKTWAPIYVIDTHIAQVDLPRAYAAADAFVLPSRGEGWGRPLVEAMAMSLPVIATNWSGPTEYLTDENSYPLPVDRMSEVMEGAFRGHLWAEPGVDQLGVLMRHVVSNPEEARGKGRKARKDMISRFSPEIVAGIVTHHIQHILGNK; encoded by the coding sequence aatccgCTCCCCTCGAAACTGAAACCCATTTTCTTATGGCTCTTATCATCGCTTGTAGTTGCACTGATAGCAATTTCATTCAGCTCCGCTTCAACCAAGACAAACTATTTCAAAACCCTACTACTGAAATTAACCTTCTCATCACACCACACTCGACTTCTAGGGTTTCTTTTCCCATCCCAAAACCACGTACAAACCCTAACGCCTAACCCCATTTCCATCTCCCCTTACTGCGTGCTCTGGATGGCTCCCTTCCTTTCGGGTGGTGGGTACAGTTCAGAAGCCTGGTCTTACATTTTGTCTCTTCACCAACACATGAAAAACCCTAGATTTAAATTGGGTATTGAGCAGCATGGCGATcaagaaagcatagaattttGGGAGGGTTTACCTCCGCATATTAAGAAGCTTGCTTTTGAGCTTCACAATACAGAATGTAGGATGAATGAGACTATTGTGGTATGTCATAGTGAGCCAGGTGCTTGGTACCCTCCCTTGTTCCAAACCTTTCCATGCCCACCAACTGGTTATGGCGAGTTCATGTACACAATCGGTCGGACCATGTTTGAGACGGACAGGCTCAATCCTGAACACGTAAGGCGGTGTAATCAAATGGATTTTGTTTGGGTTCCTACTGAATTTCATGTATCCACCTTTGTTAAAAGCGGGGTTGAGCCATCCAAGGTTGTGAAAATCGTTCAGCCCATTGATGTGAGCTTCTTCGATCCACTTAAGCACAAACCATTTGATCTGGCCTCCATGGGGAAATTGGTTTTGGGCAGAGCAAAGTCGCGAGAGGAGTTTGTGTTGTTGAGTGTGTTTAAGTGGGAGTATAGGAAGGGATGGGATGTGTTGCTGAGAGCATACTTGAAAGAATTCTCAATGACTGATGGGGTTGCCCTCTATCTCCTAACAAATCCCTACCACTCTGATGGAGATTTTGGTAACAAGATTGTGGAGTTTGTGGAGGATTGTGGCATAGAAAAACCTCCCAAAACTTGGGCTCCAATTTATGTGATAGATACCCACATAGCTCAGGTTGATCTTCCCAGAGCGTATGCAGCGGCTGATGCATTTGTCCTTCCATCAAGAGGTGAAGGGTGGGGCCGGCCACTGGTGGAAGCCATGGCAATGTCGTTACCGGTGATTGCCACCAACTGGTCAGGGCCAACCGAGTATTTGACAGATGAAAATAGCTATCCCTTGCCTGTGGATAGAATGAGTGAAGTAATGGAAGGAGCATTCAGAGGGCATCTTTGGGCTGAACCTGGTGTGGATCAGCTTGGGGTTCTAATGAGACATGTGGTCAGCAATCCTGAGGAAGCTAGAGGCAAGGGAAGAAAGGCTAGGAAAGATATGATTAGTAGATTCTCTCCAGAGATTGTTGCAGGGATTGTTACCCATCATATACAACATATACTTGGAAATAAATGA
- the LOC117928350 gene encoding uncharacterized protein LOC117928350 — MKDNESLREFVKRFSQVVLQVEACSMDVVLQIFKRSICLSTPFFESLAKKPPTTMDDLFRRANKYSMLEDDVRAATQQVLVSGQPSKGSTERSAKLPDRPRPSDRRQEGPSRPEMPPLTPLSITYEKFLPIIQGMSDFRWPRPLESDPSRRDHNKKCAYHKEHGHTTETCKSLQYLVERLIKAGHLRQYLRSDAGGRGASQNHNSGISTVPAAPKAVINYINGGPSDEELNSKRKRQKLLREAMVRERVNSIRPGITEEGPRPIDRTITFPLVDPTRIL, encoded by the coding sequence atgaaggataatGAATCCCTGAGGGAATTTGTGAAGAGATTTAGCCAAGTTGTCCTACAAGTGGAGGCTTGCAGCATGGATGTTGTCCTGCAGATCTTCAAGCGAAGCATCTGTCTAAGCACCCCATTTTTTGAGTCACTCGCTAAAAAGCCTCCTACGACGATGGATGACTTATTTCGACGTGCGAACAAATATTCAATGCTCGAAGATGACGTGCGGGCAGCCACCCAGCAAGTCTTGGTTTCCGGACAACCGTCCAAGGGTAGTACAGAAAGAAGTGCCAAACTTCCGGACAGGCCAAGGCCATCAGATCGAAGGCAGGAAGGGCCAAGTCGCCCGGAGATGCCACCTCTCACACCCCTTTCCATAACTTATGAAAAGTTTCTCCCTATAATCCAAGGCATGTCCGATTTCAGGTGGCCTAGACCCCTCGAATCGGACCCGTCCAGAAGGGATCATAACAAAAAATGCGCCTACCACAAGGAGCATGGCCACACAACGGAGACATGCAAAAGCCTCCAATATTTGGTGGAAAGGCTTATAAAGGCGGGACACCTGAGGCAATACCTCCGCTCAGACGCCGGAGGCAGAGGCGCTTCCCAAAATCATAACTCTGGAATCTCCACGGTTCCAGCTGCTCCCAAAGCTGTCATAAACTACATCAATGGAGGCCCATCGGATGAGGAGCTCAACTCCAAACGAAAAAGGCAGAAATTGTTACGGGAAGCAATGGTGCGTGAGCGTGTCAACTCCATCCGGCCTGGGATAACCGAAGAAGGCCCTCGCCCCATAGACAGGACGATCACTTTCCCACTAGTAGACCCCACACGGATATTATGA
- the LOC117928351 gene encoding uncharacterized protein LOC117928351 — protein MDKFDVRRILIDPGSSVDLVQASVISHMGHNFVGLENPRRILSGFNEASTISLGDIVLPVQAGLVTLNVQFSVVQDLSPFNVILGRSWLHCMKAIPSTYHQMVSFLTEDGQINLYGSQLAAHQCYQIAREAGTSQEDKSLPESTHTLDQ, from the coding sequence ATGGACAAATTCGACGTAAGACGCATCTTAATTGACCCAGGCAGCTCAGTCGATCTGGTACAAGCATCGGTCATAAGCCACATGGGACACAATTTCGTTGGTCTCGAAAACCCTAGAAGAATCCTATCCGGATTCAACGAGGCATCAACTATTTCCTTAGGAGACATTGTGCTACCAGTCCAAGCTGGCCTTGTCACTCTTAACGTTCAATTTTCAGTAGTACAAGatttatcacccttcaatgTTATCTTGGGACGCTCATGGCTGCACTGCATGAAAGCCATCCCCTCCACATATCATCAAATGGTAAGCTTCCTTACCGAGGATGGGCAAATCAACCTGTACGGCAGCCAGTTAGCCGCTCACCAATGCTACCAGATAGCAAGAGAAGCAGGGACCAGTCAGGAGGATAAGTCCCTCCCTGAGTCCACCCACACACTTGATCAATAA